From a single Brassica oleracea var. oleracea cultivar TO1000 chromosome C5, BOL, whole genome shotgun sequence genomic region:
- the LOC106344764 gene encoding uncharacterized protein LOC106344764, whose translation MECKLCNKKLESINHVLFECIPAQDILQTVNFPSATSPARNLGEKMKLALKIMSDTTVPENIRRAVPMPVVDDLEESFTSQAIGAMSPDEEEPLDLGSDPSYRVLDENETSLMGRLLNPECQSMARMIDYMPTAWRVTGRVWGIALSRDRFQFIFQREEDLQTVLKDRPWSYNHWAMVLERWTANPPEDFLQSMMVWIRIRNIPANFFTTKTMYKLASEIGMVEEIAYDPKVSHTKDYIRALVSFRTENPLKASRNLTIPDKVITIEYEYEKIHKRCFHCLRMTHEKIRCPLLRRGNSRDNARGSSQLGEAHTKDPAQLSETYVNHQVAVQPNVREALLDGPPGFPLMFLELSRQDRKMAMMYISHSNETKRLPIIERVKQGIAETQEEAATRLPKITRDLDKGKGHVFDFFEPSGKRLQISSCDHVSSVHNNDRRDSDTESASSSLPGPTFSAPALVSTGFRLGPSSEGRVTGNQSMVKSQRRRPNSWKRKALTKPGNVMPWRRSWRTDSGSSTAVTVAAAAMGGHHVGHHGGKYEREVFGGGKSEPCLNVRF comes from the exons ATGGAGTGTAAACTTTGCAACAAGAAACTTGAGTCAATAAACCATGTTTTGTTCGAGTGCATACCAGCCCAAGATATCCTCCAAACAGTTAACTTCCCATCAGCTACATCGCCTGCTCGAAACCTTGGTGAGAAAATGAAACTGGCGCTGAAGATAATGTCTGATACAACAGTACCTGAGAACATTCGGAGAGCTGTACCAATGCCTGTTGTGGACGATCTGGAAGAATC ATTTACTTCACAAGCCATAGGTGCAATGTCTCCCGACGAAGAAGAACCCTTGGACCTGGGTAGTGACCCTAGCTACAGGGTTTTGGATGAGAATGAAACTAGTCTTATGGGACGTTTGCTGAACCCAGAGTGTCAATCTATGGCGCGTATGATTGATTATATGCCTACGGCATGGAGAGTTACGGGTAGAGTTTGGGGCATTGCGTTGTCTAGAGATCGGTTCCAGTTTATCTTTCAGAGGGAAGAGGATTTGCAAACGGTGTTGAAGGACCGACCATGGTCGTATAACCATTGGGCTATGGTTCTTGAAAGATGGACTGCCAACCCTCCCGAGGATTTTCTCCAGTCAATGATGGTATGGATCCGCATAAGGAACATTCCAGCGAATTTCTTCACAACTAAAACGATGTATAAGCTTGCGTCAGAAATAGGAATGGTGGAAGAGATAGCATATGATCCGAAAGTATCCCATACTAAGGACTACATCAGGGCTCTGGTTTCCTTTAGAACAGAGAATCCATTGAAAGCTTCACGGAATCTAACCATTCCCGATAAAGTAATCACTATCGAGTATGAGTATGAGAAAATACATAAGAGATGCTTCCATTGTCTTCGAATGACCCATGAGAAGATCAGATGTCCCTTGCTCAGGCGTGGGAATAGCAGAGACAATGCTAGAGGATCATCACAATTGGGGGAAGCTCATACAAAAGACCCAGCTCAATTGAGTGAGACTTATGTTAACCATCAGGTTGCAGTCCAACCGAATGTGAGAGAAGCCTTGTTGGACGGTCCTCCAGGCTTCCCATTGATGTTTCTGGAGCTCTCTAGGCAAGACCGTAAGATGGCAATGATGTATATTTCACACTCTAACGAAACGAAGAGACTTCCGATAATTGAAAGAGTTAAGCAGGGTATTGCTGAAACTCAAGAGGAAGCTGCTACTAGGCTCCCAAAGATCACCAGAGATTTGGATAAAGGAAAAGGACATGTCTTTGACTTCTTTGAACCATCGGGCAAACGCCTCCAGATATCTAGTTGCGACCATGTAAGCTCTGTGCATAACAACGATAGGCGGGACAGCGATACAGAGTCTGCATCTTCTTCACTTCCGGGACCTACATTCTCTGCCCCGGCTCTGGTCTCAACGGGCTTTCGCCTTGGCCCTTCTTCGGAGGGGCGAGTCACCGGGAATCAGAGCATGGTAAAATCACAGAGGAGACGCCCAAACTCGTGGAAGAGAAAGGCACTTACCAAACCAGGCAATGTGAT GCCTTGGAGGAGGAGTTGGAGGACTGATAGCGGGAGCAGCACTGCAGTAACAGTTGCGGCGGCTGCAATGGGAGGTCACCACGTGGGGCATCACGGTGGTAAGTACGAAAGAGAGGTTTTCGGTGGAGGAAAGTCAGAGCCGTGCCTCAATGTTAGATTTTGA
- the LOC106294711 gene encoding beta-galactosidase 15, which yields MVSLRFLVCCLLFLASSVYATIVSHDGRAITIDGNRRVLLSGSIHYPRSTPEMWPDLIKKGKEGGLDAIETYVFWNAHEPTRRQYDFSGNLDLIRFLKTIQDQKLYGVLRIGPYVCAEWNYGGFPVWLHNMPDMEFRTTNKAFMNEMQNFTTMIVDMVKKNKLFASQGGPIILAQIENEYGNVIGSYGEMGKAYIQWCANMAQSLDVGVPWIMCQQDDAPQPMLNTCNGYYCDNFEPNNANTPKMWTENWTGWYQNWGGKNPHRTTEDVAFSVARFFQRGGTFQNYYMYHGGTNFGRTAGGPYITTSYDYDAPLDEFGNLNQPKYGHLKQLHDILHSMEKTLTYGNVSTIDFGNFVSATIYKTEGGSSCFFGNVNESSDATINFQGETYVVPTWSVSILPDCKTEVYNTAKINTQTSVMVKKPNEAEDEPINLKWSWRPENIDNFLLKGRGESTMRQLFDQKIVSNDQSDYLWYMTTLNLKEEDPVWGKNMYLHINSTAHVLHAFVNGQHVGNYHAENGKFHYVFEQEAKFNPGDNVISLLSITVGLPNYGAFFENVPAGITGPVFIIGKNDDETIVKDLSAHKWSYKTGLSGFENQLFSSESQSKWSGDSVPFNRTMTWYKTTFKAPLGSEPVVVDLLGLGKGTAWINGNNIGRYWPEFLSTEDGCSTECNYRGAYYAEKCQTNCGEPTQRWYHVPRSFLNPKGDNTLVLFEEIGGNPSFVNFQTIGVGGVCANVYEKNVLELSCHGRPISAIKFASFGNPRGKCGSFEKGTCEANKDVVNILSAECVGKEKCSVNVSAEKFGVPECDGATRSLAVEALC from the exons ATGGTTTCTCTTAGGTTTCTCGTATGCTGTCTCTTGTTCTTAGCAAGTAGTGTGTACGCTACGATTGTTTCTCACGATGGACGAGCAATCACCATTGATGGTAATCGGCGTGTTCTTCTCTCCGGCTCGATTCATTATCCTAGAAGTACCCCTGAG ATGTGGCCCGATCTTATAAAAAAAGGCAAAGAAGGAGGTCTTGATGCTATAGAAACATATGTTTTTTGGAATGCTCATGAGCCTACTCGTCGTCAATATGATTTCTCTGGAAATCTAGACCTTATTCGGTTCTTGAAAACTATTCAAGATCAAAAGTTATATGGCGTTCTTCGCATAGGACCATACGTTTGTGCCGAATGGAACTATGG AGGATTTCCTGTATGGCTGCACAACATGCCCGATATGGAATTCAGGACTACTAACAAAGCGTTTATG AATGAGATGCAAAACTTCACAACTATGATAGTTGACATGGTCAAGAAAAACAAATTATTTGCATCACAAGGAGGTCCCATTATACTTGCACAG ATAGAAAATGAATATGGAAATGTAATTGGATCGTATGGAGAAATGGGTAAAGCATACATTCAATGGTGTGCAAACATGGCTCAATCTCTTGATGTTGGTGTACCATGGATCATGTGTCAACAAGATGATGCTCCTCAACCTATG TTGAATACATGTAATGGTTATTATTGCGACAACTTTGAACCAAACAACGCCAACACTCCTAAGATGTGGACTGAGAACTGGACAGGATG GTATCAGAATTGGGGAGGCAAAAATCCTCATAGAACAACAGAAGATGTTGCTTTTTCTGTTGCAAGATTCTTTCAAAGAGGAGGAACTTTCCAGAATTATTACATG TACCATGGAGGCACAAACTTTGGTAGAACCGCAGGTGGTCCATACATCACAACTTCATATGATTATGATGCTCCTCTTGACGAATTTG GTAATTTGAATCAACCAAAATACGGGCACTTAAAACAACTTCATGATATCCTTCACTCTATGGAAAAAACTCTTACCTATGGAAATGTCTCCACCATTGACTTTGGAAATTTTGTATCG GCAACAATTTATAAGACTGAAGGAGGATCGAGCTGTTTCTTTGGAAATGTTAATGAAAGTTCAGATGCAACAATCAATTTTCAAGGAGAAACTTATGTTGTCCCGACTTGGTCCGTTAGCATTTTACCAGATTGCAAAACTGAGGTTTATAATACTGCTAAG ATAAACACTCAAACTTCAGTGATGGTTAAGAAACCAAATGAAGCTGAGGATGAGCCTATAAATTTGAAATGGTCATGGAGACCAGAGAACATAGACAACTTTCTTTTAAAAGGAAGAGGAGAATCTACAATGAGACAATTGTTTGATCAAAAAATAGTAAGCAATGACCAAAGTGATTATCTTTGGTACATGACTACTCTTAATCTTAAAGAAGAAGATCCAGTTTGGGGTAAGAACATGTATCTACATATCAACAGTACTGCTCATGTGCTTCATGCTTTTGTCAATGGACAACACGTTG GTAATTATCATGCAGAAAATGGAAAGTTTCATTATGTTTTTGAGCAAGAAGCGAAGTTTAACCCTGGTGATAATGTCATTTCTCTCTTAAGTATAACCGTAGGACTTCCG AATTATGGTGCTTTCTTCGAGAATGTTCCAGCCGGAATCACTGGACCTGTTTTTATTATTGGAAAAAATGATGATGAAACCATTGTAAAAGACTTGTCTGCTCATAAATGGAGCTATAAAACTGGTTTAAGTGGATTTGAGAACCAGCTCTTCAGTTCGGAATCACAATCTAAATGGTCAGGTGACAGTGTACCATTCAACCGTACCATGACTTGGTACAAG ACTACGTTCAAGGCTCCGTTGGGAAGTGAGCCAGTTGTTGTTGATCTTCTGGGACTAGGAAAAGGTACTGCTTGGATCAATGGAAACAACATTGGGCGTTACTGGCCGGAGTTTCTTTCAACCGAAGATGGTTGTTCTACTGAATGTAATTATAGAGGGGCATACTATGCGGAAAAGTGTCAAACTAATTGTGGAGAACCTACCCAAAGATG GTACCATGTTCCTCGTTCTTTCTTGAATCCAAAAGGAGATAACACATTAGTTTTGTTTGAAGAGATTGGAGGAAACCCATCATTTGTCAATTTCCAAACTATTGGAGTGGGAGGTGTCTGTGCAAATGTCTATGAGAAGAATGTTCTTGAACTTTCCTGCCATGGAAGGCCTATTTCTGCTATCAAATTCGCCTCTTTCGGTAACCCACGAGGCAAATGTGGATCATTTGAGAAGGGAACTTGTGAAGCAAACAAAGATGTTGTTAATATACTCAGTGCAGAATGTGTTGGAAAAGAAAAATGTTCCGTTAATGTTTCCGCGGAGAAGTTCGGAGTACCTGAATGCGATGGTGCTACTAGAAGTCTTGCAGTGGAAGCTCTTTGCTAG